Genomic segment of Dongia rigui:
TTTTCGGCGACGGTGCTGGCGCTGTCGTGCTCGAGGCAGGCGAGGGCAACGGCACTTCGAAGGATCGGGGGATCCTTTGCACGCATCTTTTTTCGGACGGGTCATATTACGACAAGCTCTATGTCGATGGCGGTCCGTCGGCGACACAGACGACCGGCGTCGTCCACATGGAAGGGAAAGAAGTCTTCCGCCATGCGGTCGTCAATCTGGCAGCGGCGGTCGATGCCGCCATCGCCTCGGCCGGCATCACGCCCGATGATGTGGATTGGCTGGTGCCGCATCAGGCGAATCGGCGCATCATCGACAGCATGGGCAGCAAGCTCAAACTGCCGCCCGAGAAAGTGGTCGTCACCATCGACCGCCACGCCAACACATCTGCAGCCTCGATCCCCCTGGCATTGGCAGAAGCCGTCAATGACGGCCGCATCCAGCGCGGCCAGCTGGTCCTCATGGAAGCTATGGGTGGTGGCTTCACCTGGGGTTCGGCCTTGATTCGCTACTGAA
This window contains:
- a CDS encoding beta-ketoacyl-ACP synthase III, translated to MARRSLLLSAGSYLPKEILTNAELARRVETSDDWISQRTGIRQRHIAAPGELTSDLAVHAAEQALHHAGLRGADIDMLVVATTTPDHTFPATATKVQQRLGMKGGFAMDVQAVCSGFVYALATADNFIRVGQAHRALVIGAETFSRILDWKDRNTCVLFGDGAGAVVLEAGEGNGTSKDRGILCTHLFSDGSYYDKLYVDGGPSATQTTGVVHMEGKEVFRHAVVNLAAAVDAAIASAGITPDDVDWLVPHQANRRIIDSMGSKLKLPPEKVVVTIDRHANTSAASIPLALAEAVNDGRIQRGQLVLMEAMGGGFTWGSALIRY